Proteins from a single region of Puntigrus tetrazona isolate hp1 chromosome 2, ASM1883169v1, whole genome shotgun sequence:
- the vapal gene encoding VAMP (vesicle-associated membrane protein)-associated protein A, like, whose amino-acid sequence MSKLEQILILDPPTDLRFKGPFTDVVTANLKLKNPSDRKVCFKVKTTAPRRYCVRPNSGIIDPGATLIISVMLQPFDYDPNEKSKHKFMVQTIFAPSAVTDTEAMWKDVKPDELMDSKLRCVFELPSENDKVSELDSKAALVLNSSKADGPGPAKAVDDSEKMKILEECRRLQTEVSKLSDENRQLKDEGVRLRRFQRSEYITSNSSSALGRESKAGSLPSLLVVIAAIFIGFFLGKFVL is encoded by the exons GGCCTTTCACAGACGTCGTCACCGCTAACCTGAAGCTAAAGAATCCTTCAGATAGAAAAGTATGCTTCAAAGTGAAGACCACAGCGCCGCGCAGGTACTGCGTACGGCCGAACAGCGGCATCATCGACCCCGGGGCCACGCTCATCATCTCAG TTATGTTGCAGCCGTTCGATTACGACCCCAATGAGAAAAGTAAACACAAGTTCATGGTACAGACCATCTTCGCCCCCTCAGCCGTTACAGACACAGAAGCCATG TGGAAAGACGTGAAGCCCGATGAGCTCATGGATTCCAAACTCAGATGCGTCTTCGAGCTGCCGTCTGAAAACGATAAAGTG AGCGAGCTGGACTCTAAGGCGGCGCTGGTTCTGAACTCGTCTAAAGCGGACGGGCCGGGGCCGGCGAAGGCCGTGGACGACTCGGAGAAGATGAAGATCCTGGAGGAGTGCAGACGTTTGCAGACCGAGGTCAGCAAGCTCAGCGACGAGAACCGCCAGCTCAAG GACGAGGGTGTGAGGCTGAGGAGGTTCCAGCGCAGCGAGTACATCACGAGTAACTCCAGCTCGGCTCTCGGCCGCGAGTCGAAGGCCGGCTCTCTTCCCTCGCTGCTGGTCGTCATCGCTGCCATCTTCATCGGGTTCTTCCTGGGAAAGTTCGTCCTGTAG